Within Sorghum bicolor cultivar BTx623 chromosome 2, Sorghum_bicolor_NCBIv3, whole genome shotgun sequence, the genomic segment CAGCAGTATATATAGATGTATAGGTTGACAACAAAACGGCCAAGCATCTGTACGTATACGTACGTACACTACGGGGTGGTTATACGTCAGATATGACTTCGCTCAGTCTAGCAACAACTACTCCAGAAGCACAAAAATTTCCTGATCGATATCGTTTGTGATTTTTTTCCCTCCCGGCTCTCTGAGCGTGACGTCTTTTTTGGGACGATCTCACTGCACTCCGCCCAGATTGTGGCTGATTTTGTACACCCTGCGTGCGGCTAGCAACACCAACGCTGCTTCTGCCAAGGCATCAGCAGAATCTCAAGGCCTCAATGCCCTGAATCCAAGGATGTATAGCATCTTTAAGGGACTTTGCAAATGAATTTTGCATttggtgttgtttgcaaagtccAAACTTATTTGCAAAGTCTAAACATAGTCCAACTCCAAGGGACTTTGCATTTAGACTTGGCAAACAGAAAGTGTGGACCCCACCCTCGATTTTTTTTCACCGATCGCGCTCTCGCGTTTTTTCCCTTCGCGCCATTTTGACGTACGTCGTGCGTGCCAGTCGCTGTCCAGGCCAGGTCGCCGCCAGTTGCCGCCCAGCCCAGGTCTTCGCGCCAGTCGCCGCCCAGCCCAGGCCGcgttcgtcgccgtcgtcgttcgCCTCAGTTCGGCTCCGTCCTCCTCCGAGGGAAGGTCCCCGCGAGGGAAGGTCCACCTCCGTTCCCGCGTCGTGGCCGCGTACGTCGTCGTTCGACGTGGAAGGCCGAAATTGTAGATGCAAAGTGGTGGgaaggtttgcatatatgcaaagcctcgatctctatttgcaaagttaaccaaattgcaaaccttatttgcaaaaccattggaggagtattttctactcttttttacaaatagggcaatgcaaagtttatttgcaaaactcttggagatgctctaatatataagagcaactccaacccacctcctaaacaagtttCTATTCTAAATGTAGGGACTTGAtcaaaaaaatcaactccaacccacctcctacttgggctcccattttccatgtcctcctaaattatagtttcagcccctcacatctagaaccctctatcctacttgtttaggaggtgggttggagttgggtcttaatttgagcccctacttttttatcatagcatgtaaataaaaatttaagagcttaatttagggacttgggctggagttgctctaggAGCAACTCCAgtccacctcctaaacaagttcATATTCTAAATTTAGGGATTTGGtcaaaaaaatcaactccaaacACGCTCTCATTTTTTCATGTCCTCCCAAATTATAGTTTCAGCCCATCACATCTAGAACCCTCCTATCTAGTTGATCCCACCCACTTTCCCCTCTCCACCCATAAATCAAGACAAGAATATGTGAGATAAGGACTTGGTCTGTTTTTCTCCATTGGAGTTGGGTCTTAATTTGAGCccttacttttttatcataacttgtaaataaaaatttaagggcttaatttagagacttggggtggagttgctctaagagcATGGAGCGTATGATTCTTACTATTGATCACAATATAATGTGATGAACCAACGATGTTTCCCTCGGACGTGGGACCTATACATGTATTATAATGTGAATATTTATTCCACGGCTGTAATGAAACAACTAAGCacatcttcttctttttttgccAACATGTTAAAACTATTTGAAGAAGTGTGTTATATAGTTGGGTTAACCTCACCTAGATCGTTAACCCTTATATGCCCTCAGCATCGTATCTCAGGGCGACGGGAGGGGCGGCCGCCACCGCCAGCCCAAGCACCCACGCCATAGCTAGTTAGCCACCCCTAGGCTGCTGTTGCCACCTTCTTGAGCACGGCGACGGTGGCCTGCCGCGGCGCCAAAAGGCTCCCCCGCAGCAGCTCCAACTTCCATCTCTCATTTTTCCTTTCAAGGCAAGCTTCAAGGTCAAGGATGGCCGGCCGCCACTCAAGCACCGGATCCGGGCCCTCAAGGACCGAATCTGGGCCCTCCAGCGCCGGATCCGCGTCCCTCCTGCTCCGGATCCGGCGACCCCCGCCCGGCTTTGGCTCTTGGCGGCCGCACAAGGCGAGGTGGACAGCGGCGGTACGGATACAGGGGAGGGGGAGTCGGAGTCCACCGAGCGTCGCCTCCAGCGGCGGTCCCACACGCGGCTGCAGCGCAGCCTCGACGAGCTCCGCGACTCCACAGCGGTCCTGAGCGCAGAAGGCGCGAGCTTCCGCCGGCGCACGCGCCGCTCGCAGCCGCCTGGCCCTCGCCCTGCTCGCCAACGCTGGGCTCCGCGCCGAGGCCGTGCTCTGTCCCGCCGCCTCGCGGCCGCACGCCGCGCGCTCGACCTCGGGCACCTGCACGACGCCGCCGGAAGCGTCTGGCACGTGGACATTGAGTAGCATCCCTCCTCTTCTACATCGACAAGGACGACCTTGAATGAGGACGGATTGGGGCCTCCTAGGTATCGATCTATCTGCTTCATTGGTCAAACAAGGTGGCGGACTATGGGCTACACTGGCTCCATCTGGGTGGTCCTGCAGCATTGCAGGGCACGCAGTTCGGCCGCTGGCGTGCCGGCAGTAGGGCAGTGTGCCATTCGCGTTTGCGTGCAAGGGTCAACTACGACACGTTTGCGAGGTTTGGCCGCGGGCTTGCTGGCGGCGGGGCTCCGTGTTCGTGGGCGCCTTCCCACCTTCTCCTTGGGAAGGCACAACGCAGTTCGGTCAACGCGGCGTCGACCTCGACAACTTCATGGGTGATAGCGTGCTGGTGGTGCTGGTGCGCCTCCCATCTCACGGGCGAGTCCGGTAATGGGTCCGTGCGGTGTGGCGGTGACCGGCTCCTCCCCTCGTCCGGACGGTTGCTTGCCGGTGCGCGCCTCCCTTCGTCGCGGGCGAGTCCAGGTGTGGCTCCGCGCGGTGTGGCAGCGACCGGCACATCTAGGGATCTTTGTTGGTGCGCGCCTCCCACCGCCGCGGGCGAGTCCAGGCGCGGCTCCGCGCGGTGTGGCGGCGGCCGACACCCCCTCTGTTCAGGCGAGAACGCTTTTGCGTACCTCCCCTCGTCGCGGGCGAGTCCGGAATGGCTCCGTGCTGAGCGGAGGCGGTCAACGTTTGTCGGTGCGCTCCTACCATCATCGCGGGCGAGTCCGAAAGGCTCCGCATGGTGTGGCGGCGGCCGGCAACCACCTCAGTCGCGGGTGGATCTTTGGAGGCTTTGGCAACGGTTCTGGGCGAAAGGTCAGCTCAAACTTTTTTGAGCCAACGACGAGATTCTCCTTCTTGAAGGCGTGAGCCTTGCAATTACTTTTTATCGGCACATGGCTCGGGAGAAATCCTTGCTAAGCTCCACCTTGGATGACAATGATTACGTTACAGCGTCATTCACCTCCCTGGAGGCATCGTCGAAGAGACCATATGTCCTGATGTAGTAGTCTCCGCGTTCTGCTATTGTTTCCTTGTTTATCTGTGCCTGTGCCTCTGCCACTTTTCGCCCTAGCGCTAGGGCGTTTCGgtgctgttgttgttgttttttttttcttctcaaaACTTCTGTAAATCTGCCTTTTTGGCCCTTTTTGAATATATTCAGGTGGAAGTAATCCCCCGgtggaaattcaaaaaaaaaggctGACGGGGGCCATAGGGCTAGGACAGCAACAACACAAATTAATCTCTGTGGGGATGAGGCATTTATTTGGGCAATTGGATGTATGCTAGTTTCAGGGGAACATATTGGCTCCATTTTTTTGTGTTGCAACAGTGAAAATGACGTAgatgcaaaaaaaaatagaggggtccatttttttttaaaaaaaaagagacgtAGTTGCAAAAATCCAGTGAGTTCTGTGGCCACGACGACTCCAGCAGCTGCAGGTCCAATATCCTTCAAGTAGGCAAAGAAAAATCATTGCTTTCCGCGACGTGCAAACCTAATGGTCTCCCATAAGCAACGAAGCAAAGCCTAAAACAACACTGAAAAAAAAACTCTACAAGTTCTGATGAAGTGCTCCGGCTCAGTTTGTTAACCATTCGCCACCCCCATGTTATCTATCAACATCAACCAATTCAATACGTAGTAATAGTAGTTTGATTTGATGCTGAATTCACACGCATCAAAAGTGCAATCAGATTCAGTTCCAATGGCCATACCCGTGCTAATGGCCTAGGTTTCCCATCAATGAGTTCAATCCCTTTTTGAGAATTTGAAATCCGAAAAATCTAAACTGTGACCACACAAAACTTTTTTGTTACTACTTACACGGCACAGATCAGGGTTTTGTGCAATCGACACATTTATAAACTTTATTATAACCACCAATATCTTTTCTAAATACATATTTTGTGGTCCAGTGATCAACAATGACGTATGGCTAAGTgcctgtttggcacagctcctaGGTGCTCCGATTTCTCTGCTGTTGTGGCACTGTAGCACGGAGTTGGCGGAGCTACAAATTGTAGCCTCACCAGCTCCTCCTCTTGCTAGTTCATTTTATACCTCGGAAATCAAAATGCCCCCCCTCCAAACAGTGTCGCTGAGCCACCAAGAGCCCTACCAAAGAGAGCCTAAACTTGACATGATGAATAATAGTTTCGTTATCTCTCTACAGTACttcattagggcactcacaatgcaagactctatcacagagtccaagacacttaattacatattatttatggtattttgctgatgtgacagcatatttattgaagaaagaggtagaaaaaacaagactccaagtcttatttagactccaagtccacattgttcgaggtaataaataacttagactctatgatagagtctgcattgtgagtataTCAAAAATAGTGTATGACTAGTGATAGTGATCAAAGTAGTCTTAGCGCAGCATAAGTACACCTGGATGCCTTCCTAGAAACAAACAACGCCACGCCAATCAAGCACGCCTAAACAACTGGCCAACGCCATTGACCAGCTAAGCACGcgatcattattattatttttcgtTCTCTGTCCTCTCCCTAAACACGTCATGTAATTCCGTTCTCTACCGACCTTGGCATGCAGCAGAGGTCGCGTTGACGCCGGCATtggaagcagcagcagcgcagGTCGATCGGGCCAGCCGGCCAGGGCAAGCGCCAGGCAAGAACAGCAGCAATGAACTCGCCGccgggcgacggcggcggcgggagcgcGCACGGCATATTCGGGTCTAGCGGCATCAGCGGGTTCGGGTACGGCATCGGCGTGTCCATCGGCATCCTCCTCGTGGTCACCACCATCGCGCTCGCCATCTACTTCTGCACGCGCACGTCCATGCCCGTGgtgtccgccgccggcgcgcccGCGCTGCCGCGGGACGTGGAGCAAGGGGGCATCGACGAGGCGACGCTGGAGGCGTTCCCGGCGGTGTCGTACGCGGAGGCGAGGATGAGGAGGAAGGGGAAggcgcccgcggcggcggcg encodes:
- the LOC8086424 gene encoding RING-H2 finger protein ATL70; this encodes MNSPPGDGGGGSAHGIFGSSGISGFGYGIGVSIGILLVVTTIALAIYFCTRTSMPVVSAAGAPALPRDVEQGGIDEATLEAFPAVSYAEARMRRKGKAPAAAAQEEAFCCCPVCLDGYGDGDVVRVLPDCGHLFHRDCVDPWLRKRPTCPVCRTSPLPSPMPTPLAEVTPLASARARPS